A part of Thermotoga petrophila RKU-1 genomic DNA contains:
- the ispF gene encoding 2-C-methyl-D-erythritol 2,4-cyclodiphosphate synthase, whose product MFIGFGYDRHPLVEGRKLVLAGVEIDSPVGSLGHSDGDVLSHAIIDALLGAAGLGDIGTWFPETEEYKDANSLELLKKTMDMIEERGFKVINVDSTVVLSGVRLSTYRDRILENLKSVLKTPHVNVKFKSGNTLGFEGEGRGISAYAVCLVEEKECTKST is encoded by the coding sequence GTGTTCATCGGTTTTGGATACGACAGACATCCACTCGTTGAGGGAAGAAAACTTGTTCTGGCAGGTGTGGAGATAGACTCCCCCGTGGGAAGTCTCGGGCACTCGGATGGGGATGTTCTCTCACACGCGATCATAGATGCCCTGCTCGGTGCTGCTGGTCTTGGCGACATAGGAACGTGGTTTCCGGAGACGGAGGAGTACAAAGACGCGAACAGTCTTGAGCTTCTGAAGAAGACGATGGATATGATAGAGGAAAGAGGGTTCAAGGTGATAAACGTTGACTCGACGGTTGTTCTCTCCGGTGTGAGACTGTCGACCTACAGAGACAGAATCCTCGAAAATCTGAAAAGCGTGTTGAAAACTCCTCACGTGAACGTGAAGTTCAAGAGCGGAAACACACTGGGGTTCGAAGGGGAAGGCAGAGGCATTTCGGCTTACGCGGTGTGCCTTGTAGAGGAGAAAGAATGTACGAAGAGTACATAA
- the nadE gene encoding NAD(+) synthase yields MKESLISFIREKIEEYNYKGAVVGVSGGIDSAVVLSLCVQALGKDRVFGLILPERDSSKDSVKDAVELCESLNVEYKIKSITPILRKIGVYRLFPPKLFFPESVVKRYVLNKWNSLSKDPFLDDLRNSGPDEFLKGLAYYRIKHRIRMCLLYFEAEKRGYAVVGTTNRTEYLTGLYVKWGDEAVDIEPIMHLYKTQVFELARELNIPEKIQKKPPSPDLIPGVTDEMAFGMSYIELDRILMKIERKEDLSDEDPEKVERVKKILELAEKHRRGIPVTFDKI; encoded by the coding sequence ATGAAAGAAAGTCTCATCAGTTTCATAAGAGAAAAGATAGAAGAGTACAATTACAAAGGAGCGGTCGTCGGTGTGAGCGGTGGGATCGACTCCGCTGTAGTTCTCTCGTTGTGTGTTCAAGCTCTCGGAAAAGATCGGGTGTTTGGTCTCATTCTCCCCGAGCGCGACTCCTCGAAAGACTCGGTGAAAGACGCCGTTGAACTCTGCGAAAGCCTGAACGTTGAGTACAAAATAAAATCCATCACTCCCATCTTGAGAAAAATAGGTGTTTACAGGCTCTTCCCTCCAAAGCTCTTCTTTCCAGAATCGGTGGTGAAAAGATACGTCCTCAACAAATGGAATTCTCTCTCGAAGGATCCCTTCCTGGACGATCTCAGAAACTCCGGCCCCGACGAATTTCTGAAAGGCCTCGCCTATTACAGGATCAAACACAGAATCAGAATGTGTCTTCTCTACTTCGAAGCAGAGAAGAGAGGCTACGCCGTCGTGGGAACAACGAACAGAACAGAGTATCTCACGGGTCTGTACGTGAAGTGGGGTGACGAAGCGGTAGATATAGAACCCATCATGCACCTGTACAAGACGCAGGTTTTTGAACTCGCAAGAGAACTGAACATTCCGGAGAAAATCCAGAAAAAACCACCTTCACCAGATCTCATTCCCGGTGTCACGGACGAAATGGCCTTCGGGATGAGCTACATAGAACTCGACCGCATCCTGATGAAGATCGAAAGAAAAGAAGACCTATCAGATGAGGACCCGGAGAAAGTAGAGAGAGTGAAGAAAATCCTCGAACTTGCAGAAAAGCACCGCCGTGGAATTCCTGTCACATTTGATAAAATATGA
- a CDS encoding exopolysaccharide transport family protein: protein MEERELTLGDILLMFKRRSKLFWLVLVLTVLATGIYLLFATPKYEASAKVKVSTQKGMSLGLSIEGLLGGLSSLLGGGGGSLEDEIQIMLSRRNIVAVIDELDLVHKLLDEKDIKKAMGNGLTEDDLKLSLYSYMVEKLITVEPVKNSNILEVKFTWRDPKLAAEVANKIVENYVKISESIAKTQLGAKKEFLEEQIPKVEQELREAENKLKVFKEQNKIYSVEAQYQTLIERYASLLQKMEESQIAMEAAQKQAEFFSNELKDLDVEIEQLRDSITFDPIISQLKSRLINIQIELAGLMERYTESNPAVVQKKAEFEETQKQLKAELERLLTSQVKKTGYTIYGEALSNLIKAESERILYQTQYEAFKKLFENFEKELSKLPELEQKLIELERDYKVKETIYTTLLQAKYESLISEAAITANVNVIDWAVPPLSPSKPNKKLTLAVGGVLGIFLGILAVFFAEFSDRRIKSESEAEYLLGVEKIVARVPLTSKSEVIEKALGIPAVKAGKVVFITAIEDGAGVSTIAKHMANLVSKKEKVLLFTEENAEGSFDKRDLFELLKDPEILENLKQSYDRIIIDAPSLKRTPEFLPVSEKSDTVYIVIRLEHTYSEDLKMLHSLKKIDGFILNGLTRRNSAYVEEK from the coding sequence GTGGAAGAAAGAGAACTAACACTCGGTGACATTCTTTTGATGTTCAAAAGAAGATCAAAACTCTTCTGGCTCGTTCTTGTTCTGACCGTCCTTGCAACGGGGATTTATCTTCTCTTCGCCACACCAAAATACGAAGCCTCCGCGAAGGTGAAGGTCTCCACACAGAAGGGTATGAGTCTTGGACTCTCCATTGAAGGGCTTCTCGGAGGCCTCTCCAGTCTTCTAGGAGGTGGAGGAGGAAGCCTTGAAGACGAAATACAGATCATGCTCTCTCGAAGAAACATCGTGGCTGTGATAGACGAACTCGATCTCGTTCACAAACTTCTCGACGAGAAAGATATAAAGAAAGCTATGGGAAACGGCCTCACAGAAGACGATTTAAAACTCTCTCTTTACAGTTACATGGTAGAAAAGCTCATAACCGTAGAACCTGTGAAAAATTCGAACATACTGGAAGTTAAATTCACCTGGCGGGATCCAAAACTCGCTGCCGAGGTAGCGAACAAGATCGTAGAAAACTACGTCAAGATCAGTGAAAGCATCGCCAAAACCCAGCTCGGGGCGAAAAAAGAATTTCTTGAAGAGCAAATCCCCAAGGTAGAGCAGGAACTCAGAGAAGCAGAGAACAAACTCAAGGTCTTCAAAGAACAGAACAAAATCTACTCCGTTGAAGCACAGTACCAAACGCTTATAGAACGTTACGCTTCTCTTCTTCAAAAGATGGAAGAATCTCAGATCGCCATGGAAGCAGCACAGAAACAGGCTGAATTCTTCTCAAACGAACTCAAAGATCTCGATGTTGAGATAGAACAGCTCAGAGACAGTATCACGTTCGATCCGATCATCTCCCAGCTCAAGAGCAGACTGATCAACATTCAAATAGAACTCGCAGGGCTCATGGAGCGCTACACCGAATCGAACCCTGCGGTAGTTCAAAAGAAAGCGGAATTCGAAGAAACTCAGAAACAGCTCAAGGCGGAACTCGAAAGACTCCTCACATCTCAGGTGAAAAAGACAGGCTACACCATCTACGGAGAAGCGCTCAGCAATCTCATAAAGGCAGAGTCTGAAAGGATCCTCTACCAGACACAGTACGAAGCCTTCAAAAAGCTCTTTGAAAACTTTGAAAAGGAACTCTCAAAGCTTCCGGAACTCGAACAGAAACTCATCGAGCTCGAAAGAGACTACAAAGTGAAAGAAACGATCTACACCACGCTTCTTCAGGCAAAATACGAGTCGCTCATATCTGAAGCAGCGATCACGGCCAACGTCAACGTCATAGACTGGGCTGTTCCGCCTCTCTCACCCTCGAAGCCGAACAAAAAACTCACCCTCGCGGTCGGAGGAGTGCTCGGAATCTTCCTCGGAATTCTCGCTGTCTTCTTTGCAGAGTTCTCTGACAGAAGGATCAAATCGGAAAGTGAAGCGGAGTACCTCCTCGGTGTAGAAAAGATCGTGGCGAGAGTTCCTCTGACAAGCAAAAGTGAAGTGATAGAAAAAGCCCTCGGAATCCCCGCGGTGAAAGCTGGAAAGGTGGTGTTCATCACCGCCATCGAAGACGGAGCGGGTGTGAGCACCATAGCAAAACACATGGCAAATCTTGTCTCAAAGAAAGAGAAAGTGCTTCTTTTCACCGAAGAAAACGCGGAAGGCTCTTTCGATAAAAGGGACTTGTTCGAACTTCTGAAGGATCCAGAGATCTTAGAGAATCTCAAACAGAGTTACGACAGAATCATCATCGACGCACCCTCACTGAAGAGAACACCGGAGTTCCTCCCGGTATCGGAAAAAAGCGACACTGTCTACATCGTGATCAGACTCGAACACACCTACTCAGAAGACTTGAAAATGCTCCACTCTCTGAAGAAGATAGACGGCTTCATCCTGAACGGCCTGACACGGAGAAACTCAGCGTACGTAGAAGAAAAATGA
- a CDS encoding clostripain-related cysteine peptidase, whose translation MRWFLLVASMILLVAGCTLPDLTSSLQTPASLVVNTSGEHVAGRYALIDVQVLDKSGNPVPGVTVELYRKIKDSNGYYYVKEDEAETNSSGWAEVSFFSPKEGEYDLYVQVKENPFLMKSFSLDFTPPEWLFVVWMCGDNNLWGAGDKDLEEMRNSNENVSVVVFYDGGGTSDGILVLDDDGNWKAIMGITGVDFNSGSYEDLEYWLKYVFENFSSTYRALIMWDHGSAWIYDSIYVSSKAISFDDTSGSAIAVKDLGTALNNVVNSVLAGQKIDILGFDACLMGSLEVIYELRNTAQYIVASSFNEPVDGWDYSFLGEVTPDSTQLDVAKMIVDSYKWYYSSYDSYRQNGLSLAVYDTSQVEDFVSDLNSFISDLKADLNKVNSVYSEVVKSCDDASGKAILVDLGDFIDRWVKWDETKDVLPVPDPSSFVVYSYGEKNGQTLSAPVSIFMPENLDIYRAYENDYMTLSFPIDTQWDEFLGYWLSQP comes from the coding sequence ATGAGGTGGTTTCTTCTTGTGGCATCTATGATCCTTCTTGTTGCAGGATGTACGCTACCTGATTTGACGAGCAGTTTACAGACCCCCGCTTCTCTTGTGGTGAACACGAGTGGAGAACACGTAGCGGGAAGGTACGCGCTGATCGATGTTCAGGTGCTCGATAAGAGCGGAAATCCTGTTCCTGGTGTGACAGTGGAACTCTACAGGAAGATTAAAGATTCCAATGGTTATTACTACGTGAAAGAAGATGAGGCGGAAACGAATTCTTCTGGATGGGCTGAAGTTTCGTTCTTTTCCCCGAAAGAAGGTGAGTACGATCTTTACGTTCAGGTGAAAGAGAATCCTTTCCTCATGAAAAGCTTTTCCCTCGATTTCACCCCTCCTGAGTGGCTCTTTGTGGTGTGGATGTGTGGAGACAACAATCTGTGGGGAGCCGGTGATAAAGACCTTGAAGAGATGAGAAATTCCAACGAAAATGTCTCCGTGGTGGTGTTTTACGATGGAGGAGGTACGAGCGACGGAATTCTTGTTCTCGACGATGATGGAAACTGGAAGGCGATCATGGGAATAACTGGGGTGGACTTCAACAGCGGTTCTTACGAAGACCTCGAGTACTGGTTGAAGTATGTCTTTGAGAACTTCTCGTCAACTTACAGGGCGCTGATCATGTGGGATCATGGAAGCGCTTGGATATATGATTCGATTTACGTTTCTTCAAAAGCGATCAGCTTCGATGATACCTCTGGAAGCGCCATAGCAGTGAAAGATCTGGGGACAGCTCTTAACAACGTGGTCAACAGCGTTCTTGCCGGACAGAAGATCGACATTCTCGGGTTCGATGCGTGCCTTATGGGTTCTCTGGAGGTGATATACGAACTCAGAAACACAGCTCAGTACATTGTGGCTTCCAGCTTCAACGAACCAGTGGATGGATGGGATTACAGTTTCTTGGGTGAGGTAACTCCAGATAGTACACAGCTCGATGTGGCAAAAATGATAGTTGACAGTTACAAATGGTACTATTCTTCTTACGATTCTTATCGTCAGAATGGACTGAGTCTTGCGGTGTACGATACTTCGCAGGTGGAAGATTTTGTTTCTGATTTGAATTCGTTCATCAGTGATCTGAAAGCAGATCTGAACAAGGTTAATTCTGTCTACAGCGAAGTTGTGAAGAGTTGCGATGATGCGAGCGGTAAAGCTATCCTCGTTGATCTCGGTGATTTTATAGACAGGTGGGTTAAATGGGATGAAACAAAGGATGTTTTACCGGTTCCAGATCCATCCTCGTTCGTTGTTTATTCCTATGGTGAAAAAAACGGACAAACTCTTTCCGCTCCTGTCAGTATCTTTATGCCTGAGAATCTGGATATTTATCGAGCTTATGAGAACGACTATATGACTCTCTCCTTCCCCATCGACACACAGTGGGACGAGTTTTTAGGATACTGGCTATCGCAACCGTGA
- a CDS encoding HAD family hydrolase → MVFEVKNIVFDLGGVLIDWRPCEYLLESFPEEVARVLEKEIFKHEDWKLMDRGVLPENELWEKKKRELPEFKEYVERLEREVPELLRPIEENVRLLPALKKSFKLYALSNYGKIYFEMVRKKYDFFKLFDGMVISSHVGYLKPEKEIYLELIRRYGIAPEESLFIDDTPENVEAARELGFRAVRLEEPSRLKEILTRELNIEL, encoded by the coding sequence TTGGTTTTTGAGGTGAAAAACATCGTTTTCGATCTTGGAGGGGTTCTGATCGACTGGAGACCCTGTGAGTACCTGCTCGAGTCCTTCCCGGAGGAAGTGGCGAGGGTCCTTGAAAAGGAGATCTTCAAACACGAGGACTGGAAGCTGATGGACAGAGGGGTTCTGCCTGAAAACGAGTTGTGGGAAAAGAAAAAGAGAGAGCTTCCAGAGTTTAAAGAGTACGTGGAAAGACTCGAAAGGGAAGTTCCAGAACTTTTGAGACCCATCGAAGAGAACGTGAGACTGCTTCCAGCCCTGAAAAAGAGCTTCAAGCTCTACGCTCTTTCCAACTACGGAAAAATCTACTTCGAGATGGTGAGAAAGAAATACGATTTCTTCAAGCTCTTCGACGGCATGGTGATTTCCTCTCACGTGGGTTATCTGAAGCCGGAGAAAGAGATATACCTCGAACTGATCAGAAGATACGGGATCGCTCCGGAAGAGAGCCTCTTCATAGACGACACACCGGAAAACGTCGAGGCCGCAAGAGAACTTGGTTTTCGAGCTGTTCGTCTTGAAGAGCCGTCGAGATTGAAAGAGATTCTGACCAGAGAGCTGAACATCGAATTGTGA